The following DNA comes from Cedecea neteri.
TGCGAGCGATAGTCTGTACGGATTCAAAATCACCAGGGGAAGAGACGGGAAAGCCGACCTCCATGACGTCGACGCCCATGCGCTCCAGCGCCATAGCGATCTGCAACTTCTCTTTTACACTCAGGCTTGCCTGTAAAGCCTGTTCGCCGTCGCGCAATGTAGTATCAAAAATAATGACTTGCTGGCTCATGGTTCGGTCCTTTATCTCTTTGGGTGCCTTCGCGACGAGCATAAAAAAACCCGCGCATTGGCGCGGGTTTTTTCTGTCTGAAGGCTTGAATCAACGCTGATTGTCGCCCACCAGTCTACCGCGCAAATAAGATGCGTTTAGTAGTAGACCAAGTAGGCGGACGGTGCGATTCATGTTTCAAGCCCTGTGCAATTTCGTGATGTATTTATTGGTACTTGATCTCAACGCAGGTGTCAACCTTTAGGCGAGCAGCAGGATCGTAGGAAGGATAAGCAGAAGATGTTCATTCAGTGAAAAATACTGTGAAATAATGTTTTCTTAATATATTAATTAAGATTAAGTTGTTTTTTATTATCTGATAATATGTTGAATTCTTGAAATTAACCTTATGAATATGACGGAACTCATGTATTGTTCCATTGTCTGATGGGCCTCTTATTTTTCGTTAAATATCGAAGTTTTTATGTCGGTGAGTTTTATGACGCGTTTCATTGTCATCAATAATAACGGTGCTGGTTACGCGAATTGTTAAAAGAGATGCTTGGCGGGAAATATTAAATGGAACTTCAAACGTATGTATTGTGAAATGGACCCCAATTCATTACTGGAGTAAAAAATGGATTGCAGAAGAAATAAGAGTCGGGAGGCTCTGGATGCCATAAAACCCCGGCTACGTAATGTAGACTTAAATTTGCTGACTGTTTTTGATACGGTAATGAGAGCGCAAAGTATCACCGGTGCCGCCAAGTTGTTGGGGATGTCTCAACCAGCTGTCAGCAACGCTGTTT
Coding sequences within:
- the leuL gene encoding leu operon leader peptide; the encoded protein is MNRTVRLLGLLLNASYLRGRLVGDNQR